From a region of the Impatiens glandulifera chromosome 4, dImpGla2.1, whole genome shotgun sequence genome:
- the LOC124935017 gene encoding copper transporter 6-like, producing the protein MDGMHGGMMMNGTGSMNSSSTVHKKRMMMHMAFYWGNTAEVLFTGWPGTRPGMYYLAIIFIFFLAIIVEWLSHSSFLTRSNSSDRVRVGLAQTVLYGLRSGLSYMIMLSVMSFNVGVFLAAVVGHTIGFFFFGSRVFKGNRDDSYVMSSPRKTTTNLPPMNC; encoded by the coding sequence ATGGACGGCATGCATGGAGGAATGATGATGAACGGCACCGGTTCAATGAATTCATCTTCCACAGTTCACAAAAAGAGAATGATGATGCACATGGCCTTCTACTGGGGAAACACAGCCGAAGTTCTCTTTACGGGTTGGCCCGGAACTAGACCCGGTATGTACTATCTCGcaatcatcttcatcttctttcttgcTATCATCGTCGAGTGGCTATCTCATTCAAGTTTTCTTACCCGATCTAATTCATCTGATCGGGTTCGGGTTGGTCTAGCTCAGACTGTACTTTATGGTTTACGATCTGGGTTAAGTTATATGATTATGTTATCGGTGATGTCGTTTAACGTTGGTGTATTTCTGGCTGCTGTTGTTGGTCATACGAttggttttttcttttttgggaGTCGGGTTTTTAAGGGGAATCGTGATGATTCTTATGTTATGAGTTCTCCGAGGAAGACGACAACGAATCTTCCTCCGATGAACTGTTGA